The Cryptococcus deuterogattii R265 chromosome 4, complete sequence genome segment TGTTTAGAGAGAAGACTGGTAGTGGCGATGGTCATAGTAGTCGTCAATATTGTTTACAAACGAAAGTATCTACTTTTTCGATTGCTTGCTACTGTAGAGTATTTGAAGTTATTGACATAGAGCTGTTGCTTTATATAACACATGTACCAAATACCACTTGGTTCTTAATTGTGTCAGACCTACATTTCAAAACCAAACTCCAGTCTTTCCGTCATCATCGATGGAGATGCATGACCGAAGGAGGTATAAAATGGCGGAGATGGGTTTCATGCCCGTTAAGATTCAATTCAAAACGAAGTTAGTTCGATTTTTTCTCGCTGGCTGCGGGCTTATCTCCGTACCTCCGTTTCTTATCAGTTTGTGCCTGTGCCTAATACCCATGCCAGCAAAGCTTACTGCAGAAGATAGAAGGAGGGCTTTACAAATTTCAAAGATAAGAATGCATCGATTAAGAAAATGAAAGGGGGAGTTTGTGGGTAAATTACTACAACAGACGGTAAAcagtatatatataatTGTACGGATATCTATTGAAACCCTAATGACTGTTTATATGAGGATCACTGCACGAGTTCCGTGCTTTTTGCTGAGGCAGCCATGAGTTTTTGCTGCTGTTCCAGAGCGAATTTGGCAGACTCTTCTCGTGTGTAGCTAATATCCGTAGTCAGCTCCATTTTAGGCTGGCCCCCGTACAAGTTCACTCACCCCCACTTGGTGCCACGTTCCTCGGGACTTGCCTCTGACAATGCGAAAGGATTGAAGTCCCTCTTTTGATCCAAGTTGGCCAAAGAATGGTTGACAAATCTGTGCGTAGCTTCATCGGCGCGCACAGCCCTAATCACATCTAGAAGGGACGAGTTTGCTGGTAATCTCCAGTAATCGATAGCAATGGCAGGTGCAGGCAAGTCTTTCCATTCGGGGATAAGACCAGCTTCCATATCGGATATACAGTGCGTATAGGTACgaacagcttcttcttcaagcgcGCCAACGAATCGGTGGGCGATCCTTGGGGATATGAGGtaggtgaggaagaaggcgttATAGAAGACGCCTTGAGCGGCCAGAACAAGCGCTCGAGTGAAGATGCCAGGTTGAGCAATGGTCATGAATGTGCTTGAGGTTCTATCAGCGAAGAAGCCAGTTGAGATCCGAAACAGAACTCACAGAAGGTGCATCCGCTCGttctcagcctcttccaacaacGAATGTATCCACCCACCGTCCCTCCTCAATAACCTCATACTTCTCAAGTGTCTCAAGGTTCCACCAACCATGCCAGGCACTCCGGCAATCGACTCGAGAAGAATAATTCGGAATAACCATTTCTGGTCGGACAAAAGCTTGCCTTTGGAGCGCAACTCGGCAATGGGTATGGGTTTCTGAGCAAGCACAGAAGCGGGGACTTCATAGGGAGTATAGCCGGTTATAAAATCGAAGCACTTGCGGAGGAACTTGACGGTCTTGTGAGCGGCTTTGTCGCCAAATGTAACAGGCGCTCGTCCCACGACTTGAACAGTGTTCAGTTCCTGGAAGCAAGTTAGCTGCTGCTTCACAGGTGGCCGTCAACAGGAAGCTTACTTTCTCAGTGTAGATGGGATTGAACATTGTCCAAGCACCAGTGGTCGAAGCATCCGATAATATATTGTGCGAAGCTTGATCTATACCCCAGCTGTCAGCATTTCATGCTCTTAGCCACGTAAGTGGTGTTGTCCTACCTTGATAATGAGGGCCTTCCACTCCCTTGCCTTCCGATCCTACGACAGGCCCTTGAGATTTCTCTGCCTCCCTTACACGAGGCTGCAGTGACAGACTAGACTGACTAGACTGACTCGTACTGTTGGATTGGATCCTAGCCATGgtgaaaatggaaaaagtACGACTGCTCGCAACGGCGGAGCGGAAGATCACTGGACCTCCGATCGAAGGTCCAGCACGAATGGTGAGGCGTGCAACGTTACCCGATCGCAGCACAATAGTAGACATGGTTGGCTTGTTTATAATAGATTGGTGAAGGGTAGTTCGGAAGCAGAAATGAAGTGCTAATTAATGGCGAGAATTGTGTCTGAGTGAGTTTCTCCTGGCTTTCAATCACATCCACCCTTGAACCAATGGTGACTTATATACTGGTTCAATTTTTCATCTCGCCGCCGGAGTTCATATAAGGTTAGGTTACTACCAAATTTAGTCATGGGAACGCTAAGACTGGCTATTCATTCCTTTGGAAACTCTATTATCTATTCGCCTTTTCCCGAATCGATCCGTTAATAAACCAAATGCggttcttcatctgccgTCATAGGGTATACCATGGCAAAGTAGTAAGTGATGACACGGATAATTGCTACCTCCGCAACTTCCGAAGTTGGTAAGATGGTGCAGATACGATTCAGAAATTGCGCGAGATTCCGATGATTATAGATAAAGAATgttaaaaaaaaaagattaGGAATTGACGGAGAATAAATGGGACACGAGTTGGAGACACAGCACGAGTCGAGACAAATAATTGCCCGGTTTGCAATTCACCACTGCCCACTGGTTGATGACCATTTTTGCGATTTCTTCCGATTTAGAAATTGAAGTTCGGAAGATATCGCAATTCGTTCATCGTCCCCCACATCGTCCCCCACTTTAGTCAGTTGCCGTCGATCACTCTTCTCATGTCGAGCTGCGTCCGTGTCGCGCTGTAAATAAAGTACATTAttattcttccttctgtATATCAACCCGTAGTCCGTATTGTATGGGCATTCAATAAGTACGGCGTTGCAAAGGCGGAAATTCAAGGTCTTCTGTTTTAGCTCGGCAAGTGATGATACGACGATGAATGATCGATGGATGATCCACGACGGATGATATGATGAAGCGAATCGATCAACCGACCAAAAGGCCCTTAGCCGTCGGGAACGGTTTCAATTTACGCACCAATATCGTTTGACTACTATAATTCGCACTGAAGCCGGAACTCAGTTACATGCTTGGAGTGGCGAATAAGTTCGACAGTAGCAGTATTCTGCCATCTGCCTGATATTGCGTGGCGgacaacaagaaggaatgaCGCCGATTATCTTGTTTCCATCTTATTGCTGCACCCAAAGCAACTCTATGGTTGCTATCAAGAAAGCTGGAATGTGCAGAAGACTGGTGCCCCcgatcttccttctctctgaGAAGTTGCAAATTGCCAACGGCATGTAGGCTGTAAATTCATCCATGTGTATAATACTGCCCGCCATTTGATAGCTTCAGCGAAAGCGCATTTACAGCGGGAAGTGACACAAGACGGTCCGGTTAAGAAGTTGCATGGAATACAATAAATGACGGTGCGCCGTTTCTTctatctcctcttctcctctcctcatcgACAAGGACAGGCGGGGTTGTTCTATGGCCTGTGACTATTGAATGCTGAAACAAAAAGTACACTTTGCGGTTTGTTGTGGTTTTTTTAGTGTTATGTACCCTCCCCCCCCCGGGCTAATAGTTATTCAATCGGCTATTTGCTAGTTCTTTTAAGCTCAGCTGCTGACATCATTGCGCGACGGAGTTGCAGTTTGTAAGATATAACGATTGGTGATGTTgccgatgaggaaggataaTTTTGTCATAGATCGCTCTTTCGTTGGGAGATCCGTCGACGAGAGATGAGAATTCAGCGACGCTTGCGGAATGTCATTCGATACCAGCTACTTAAGCTATGGATCCAAGTGAATcatgggaagatgatatgAGGTTTCGGTTATATAGCAGATTATTGCATAATGGTGAAACctgtgaagatgaattATCGTAAAACATCGTATACCTACAGTACATCCATTCCACTTGCCTTCGGACCATCTTCACCAGGTACATCGGACCTTAATTTACACCATAGTGCCTGTTATATTACAGATGTATAGGGAAATATGCGtttcttgttgttgttgttgtttttgcAATGATGTATAGTCTGCCCGCTAATGATGGGGAACAACGAGCACTAACTATAAGGCCGACGGTCATTGAGGATCACCTACATTACTGTTAATAGTCCTTTGACAgccgaaaaaaagaaggaataaGCAGCAGAACACAACAGTAGCAAGAAGCGAATCGAAAAAAAACCTTAATAATGCATATAGGATAGTTGAAAACTCATATGATGCTTGTACCGTTAACAATTTGTAGTTGTATTCCTGTGTACTGGAAGGCCATCACAGGCTAAAGATAGCTcgcctccatcttcactttcaAAGCCAAGAATCCCAGATCCATATCACAGTTACAGCGCGTACCCGGCACTTAAAATCCACCTAGATCCACAAATCACGCACCCGACGGCTCCTTCCAGTAGCGTTGATACAATCCAGTCAGAGCGACCGATACCTGTTTGTACATTTGGGGGTGCTTCTGGCTTGCCATCGCGGCCGACGACCGCTTGAAGAGCGAAAGTGTGCTCTGGAATCAAAGAACACGCAGAGCACGTTGCACATCTGCGGCAATGGACTTCTGTTATTGGGAGGCCAGTCACAGAGCATGTTTCTGCGGTAAAAGCTACAACAAGATCCAGGGTCAGCGCAACATCTGCGGTATGCATCAGTTCGTCTCCTCGCCTATCGCCCGCATGGTACATCTCTTTACACACGATGAATATTGCTCCACATCATCCAATCCAGATGCAAAGCATGGTCAGCCAGCAAAAGGCACGTATCTGAGTGTAATAAAGCGTTCCGGATTGGTCAGAACGAAAGTAGCGCGGTAATAATCCCTGAAAAATGATTTGTAATGACGCGGAGTACCAAGGTGCGCGAATATTGCAGAACTGACAATTTGTCACGCCCGCATAATATGGTTATAACTCACGTGATCCATCGGCCGATTTTTCCTTATCTTTGCCCGGTTCCCCTGAATAATCAGCATCCCCGTCCATACCGAGCGCTGCAACCAAATGCCTGGCGTGAGATTGGTTGATTTCGGCCGCACCAGAAATGATAGGCGCTGTAGTCGGGGCCGAGTTCCCTTCGGCGCTCTTGATAAGGCGATACAGGAAGCGTCGGTCGAAAGATCCGATTGGTCTCGACGTAATTTCCGTTGTGACAAGCCATGACAGTGTCAGGGTGATAAGAAAGGAGCGGATGCGCGTCGATATCTTCGATCTAAGTGCTTGGAATTCATCTGCAAACGCTGGGAAAGTCGACTTGCGGGTATCATGGCAAAGTTAGCTAATTTCTTAGCACGATACGAACGATGCTTACTATACACCATAATGTGAGCACAAGACAAATGCGGAGGGAATTGAGCGCCGAGCTTTCCCAGACGCCGATGAGCCAGCTTTTGAGCGCCAAGGTGGATTCCAAATCGGCCGTTCCGTCTATagcagaagaaaggaatTGCAACAAGTCGGCCGCCAAATTCTCTTGGGGGGAGCTAGATAAATGGAGCAAAAATGGCAAAAGAACATATTTTGAAGAGATTCCCAGGACTGCGGGTGATCAGTACTGACAAGAATGCGAGTTTGCCAAATCATGAACTGACGATTAGGCGGTTTCTCTACTATCTCTTTCAAGGCCGATAATACTGGAATTTCGGGTACAATCACATTATCAAAGTTCGCCATGAAAAAGTAACTGTGCCGATCGGCATCGGCCGACACATGCAAAGTATGGAGACTGATTGGTCTGATGAATCATTATTAGCTATTATGCACAATACCTTGATATCCAGCTAAAACACTACTCACTCTGTTATCCACGTATGATTGTTGCCATATTCGCCAATGGTAGCCCACCCCGATGTCTGTAGTGTCCATCCAGCATGGTTGCTGGTCAGCTCTCGCCATCGCTCAACCAAGTAAGGCTGACTGGTGGACAAAGACTCAAGGGACATCTGTCGTAGGGGCCATGTTAAACGCAGATTGTCTACTGTCGGGGCAAGCTCGGGATTCTTATCGAATGAGTACACGAAGTGAGTAGTCAATGAGGCaagagtgatgatgagagtgGAGGAATTGATGAGGTGAATGCCTTGCCGTGTATAAGTACAGTAGTTGCAGTGATACAAGTATCCACTCACCAACGCAGGAGCTCAAGCCGTTGGCGTTTGCCCAATCACCCACTCTTTCTAGTTTCAAATTTCGCATGCCTTTCCAAAAAACGCTTTGGCTTTCATCACCAGCAAACATGTGCACGGAACCTGCCTTCGTCCAGACAAGTACATCCTTCATTGGATCCTTTTAGCGCAAGAAAAACGGGAAAAGAATCGGACGATTACCTTCACCCATTTTACCGCCGTTACTGGCCTATGATCGCTGTTGTGAACACTAATTGGCTCTCCAGTAGTACAATTCCACTCGGATGGACTGTCAGGCTTCTGCTTCGCGTGCTGTTGGATTTTCAGTAATTGCACAGAACCGTCTGTGAAGATGAGCGCAAGAAGGGCTTCGCCTACAGAGCTGTCAGGTGTCGTTTTTGCCGGTTTGCAACTTTTGCCCACATGTATCACCCTTGACAGTCCAGTCAGACCACGAAATATCGGCAATCCAGTTTGCTGGGGATCCAACAGTTATGGAAGCTAACCGCTGAAATCTTTTCTGATGCCCATAGCTAGTAGCTATCATTAGCAAACTGGATTGTGAGCCTATCGAGCCCTGCACGTACGTCCACAAGGCAAGTTTCCCAATTCTGTCGGAAACAGCAAGTATACTGCCATCTATACCTAACATCGATGAGAGCGGGAGGCTCGCAGACCATGAAATACCTGTTACGGAGATATTGATTTATCGTAATGCAGAAAAATATGGGTAATAATTGACTCACTGGAAGCTCTCATTTCAAGCATCCCCCGATGGGTTAATCCATTACGGATTTCTTTGGGGGGAAGCAGATCCTTAGTCAACATCGTTAGATCCGCTATCTGCAAAAATCCATGAGCCTATTCCacaggaaaaaagaaaagaaaatagCCCACTTCTGTCCAACGTTGGGTGAGAGGGTTTTCCATAGGACCGTAAACAGACACCTGTAAAGAAGTAGTGAGAATCACTAATAGGCAGCTACACCTAAGAATCAGAGTCCATAGACCGAGGAACATTTTCAGGGGATACTTGGTCTGACCTGCCTAGATTACTCAAGCCAGAAGGCGACCAAGCTGCCTGCCGTACAGTTGCCCCTTTACCGTCGGTTTCCACCATTGCCAAGTAGTTGTCTGACGAAGCGATGGATATGAGCATCTATCCAGACCACGGCTGCATGTACTAACCCGACGCATCTCCCCATCCATACAGCcattctctctcctcattTATCTCAAGGTCTATGGTTGTTGACCACCACTGTACTCCACCACCTTTCAACCTTCTAGCTTTAGGTTGTTGAGTGTCATTGTTGTAACCGCTTTCTGTTGGTTGAGTCCCCGACTTAATATTGGAGATTTTTTGGGCCTCCGATATCTTCATAGCTTGCTGACTGGTTAGCGGATTACGAGGTGGTGGCAGGGAAGATGCAATATGTGGAGTCTTCGCGTGTTAGTTTGTGACTTAAAGAGGAGCTTGTGAAATGCCGCACTAGTAAAGTTAAAGCCCGGGGGGTCACTATCATACACTGGCCCTCATTACTCCAAGAGACTCCCCGATAAGTTGGGTCTGCACTGGCTCCTCTGAAAACCCGAGAGCTGAGTATAGTTGGGGATATGTCGGATGACATTTAGAAACTCCCAGATTTGTTTGGCGGGGATTAGAGTGGTTTCGGTCTTGCAATGCGACAGTTTCGAAGGTCGTTAGAATTAGACTTTATGGGCCGGATCTGGATCCGGAGCTAGGTAAAAGAATGTTTGATCGATTCTCAGCCCACCGATTATTCACAACAACGCGTCTGAGTGACATCGATGCACTTTCCTTCGATGACAAACCTCCACTTGCGAGTAGGTATTTTATTACTATATGAGAGAAATAATCTTAGTTACGTAATAACAGGACGATTCTTAGGGCCTGTCATTCATGGTGGCTATGGTTAATAGGGAGTGTATACAATTGCCTAGTTGGTATCACATTTCCAAATACCACCGAGCTCACTAGCGGCTGCCCTACTGGGCAATGATCAACAATGCTCTCGCTGGACAGTATATCGTTTATAAGACAGTAGAGCATTGGCTTCGTCGAGCCttctgttgttgctgtctAACTGCATGTGACGTCCATCGCGTGGCATCTCGTGTGCAAGATGCATAGGGACGCAAAATATACAACAATATGGTATCGCTGACCTTGTATGAAAGAAATACCTGAAAAGTCCATGATTCAACATAATAGTATTCCCTCCATTAGGCGTTTCAAGACATGAATTTCGTCACGCCACAACTAAATCTCCTTATTTTCGGTAACTCAAGGGGCTTTAGGTGCCACCGTAGGCCATCCTGTCCCTCTTGACTTCcagtttcttttcctctgaTGGTTCGGGTCGTCCGGCGACCCAGCCCCTAGTGTTGGCTGAGAAGGAACTGGTCCATATGTGGTCTCCAGGAGCCCTTGCTTGATGCCCGCATCGCTCAGACCTTCGTTCAATGCAAACCAAGGCTGACCTGGGAAATACGGATCGCTACTCTTCAAGAAGTTCGCGTATTTGTTATCGGGATCACCGTATTTGGCAGATATAGCAGCGACAACGGGATTAAGGGCTCTGCTTTGAGTTAGTTCATTCGAGGCAGTGTAATTCTGAAGCATCGCGAAATGGAGGGCGTCAACTATGGTAGTATTCGCTGCACTTCGGCGCTCCCATGCAGATGGCGATAAACCGACAAAGTCCCCAAACTGTGCGTTCGTAACCAGAGCCATAAGATTGAAAGCTCGATAATGGTAAGGACGGGTTCGCGCGGATTCAAGCGGCTGATCGCCGTTGGAAGCAATTTGGTCCAAGTAGATGCCATTGTAGAAGTCTTCAAGAGCAGTGACACATGCGTCATTCTGGTTCAGAAGAACGTTAAGCGCGCACACCTGATTCACCGCAAAAGTACCGTGGTTACTAAAACAGTGATCAGTACACATGATACTATATGCGAAGAGAACGGCTCACTTTGTAGCATTCAACTCTCCGAGACCCTGTTCGCTAGTGTAAAGCCAATTTAACTGCTCCGAAGCCCATTGCATTATCCCAGTCTCGGTCTCTTGCTGCCATTCCGCTGGCTTAATTGACCGCATGACTTGCACGCCACTCACAATCTTCGCCATACACGCCAAATCAAGCACACCGGTGTGGCGACCCATCTGATCGCCTGGCCCACGGATAACTTGAGCATAATTGAGATTGGGATTCATACGAGTGTcattgttgatgaagaaagtaTGAAGCGCGTGATTGATGTGGGTCGTGTATTGCGAGTCATTAGTGTGGAGGTAAGCCATGGCTGAGAGGTAGACGCTGTTGCTCATATTTTGTAGTGCCTGCTTATCTTTGACTAATAAGGAATACAATCAGATACTTCCTTGACGACCGACAAATTTGGATGGATCTTACCAAGTTCTATATCAGGATTTACCTTACCGTCTCGAACAACATAATCACATTCATCCCACACTGCGGCACCAAGGTCAGGTATGACCTTGAAATGGTGGAGCTATCGCggctcaccttcctcttcagttAACTCCGTGGTATTTTGTACGTTTGAGCAATCTGGCCAATGGTAAACAGCCCAACTGAGATAATCTCTAGCCACCGTTGTCAGTACACAAGCTTAAAAAACACGATTATGCTTACTTCTTGTCTCCGGATTTAGCAGTGTATGACTTATTCGTCACAGCTGCGCGCTTTCAGTCAGCGGCCACGCGTCACGTGTCCTAGACTACAACTGTACATTGACTTACACCAAGGACCATATTGTATCAATGTCTGCGCCCAGTATTCACTCATCTCCCTTGCCCATCGGGAATCAACGCTACTGAACCATTGATTGCTTACAACTGTGGACgcagcaaagaaaagattggGGTAGTTTTGTACACCAAAGGCGAAACTCGTGGGCAGATGTGAAAGCAGGCATATCGTGGTCGTTAGGAACGTGCCGAGCGAGAACATgctgaaggaagagagcgaagaatgactgaaaagaaagagcgTAAGCTGTCGCTAAAGAAAGCGCTGCTCAAAAACTAAAAGTGCTGTCGAGACCAcaatgagaatgagatgTAAGTGAAATAATAAATTTTGTTCCACAGCTTTCTTGATGTAAGGTGCAAACGGGAACACGACTTCTCGCACGTCGAAAGTCGCACTACCCTGATATTTTATTGAGCGTATCTGCGTCAGGCATCAGGTTTCTCAGTCATCAGTTCAAGGCTCGACTTAGAAATAGACATGGAACACGCCTAGCGGGAAGAAGTCCAAGTTTCGATTACCCTGCATGTGGACACGTTGGACATGAATGTAGGCTGTGAAACGTAAAAAAGCTCTGTGAGATTGAGTCATGTAGGCAGAGAATGATGCGTGAATAAATAAGAGCAAGGAACGATGGAAAGCTATTATAAGGCACTTTTTACCCACCCATGTGAAGTAAAAATCGACGCGAGGTCGGGGCTAGCGGGTCTTGTCTTCCGCCTTTCCTTCGTTGTCTGGAACCTGGGGATCTGGGACCACAGGGGAACTAATAACAATTTACTGCGGGGGACATGCGTCCCTTAAAGTGGCGGTCGCCGATTTTCAAAAATATTGCTCAATAATATCAGGAACCGTTCAAGGTCCCATATTAGTATCTTCCCTAATTGAAAGACCCGCCTAGTGTCGGCTATAGTCCGATCGATTGTCGTATTAGAAGAGTACCCCATCCATGGCACTTTACCACTGCAATACTTAGACACTGCGATACCCATCCTTGAACCCTTTTTCCACTGTTACTTGCACAACGCTAGCCATAAGAAACGCGCAAAAGGGGTTGCCGCAGTGCGGCATCATGCTTTCTTAGTGCCAAACCTGCCGCTTATTATCAAGGCGACAGTCAAGTAACGTCAGGACGTTATCGGCCTTCCTTCAACTAAGATGGTATTCACAAGTCATGTTTCGTAGATATCCTCGGCGATCAGTAAGAAATGACTTCATACTCGGAAAAAGGAGACGCCCATCCAACTGAATGACAGCAGCTAATTCAACCGCGGTTGATTCCATTATGTTAATTTGTTTAGAGTGTACATGTTGTAATGTTGTATATTCTAGATATCTAATCGGAGAAATAAGGCAGAATGTAAGAAAGCCTCTTCCGAGCGGTCTCTGGTTGGACCTATTATCATATCATCAGCTCATTTTCCACATATGCTGCCAAGAATGTTCAGCTGACTCACGTCCTTCCTGGTGACACAGGCAAACTTCATGGAGCCCTTAATGTCGGTCAAGATCTTGCCTTCGGCAACAACATCGTGAACATCCTGAAGGATACCAGCAGCAACGGCACGGGAGTTGCCGGCATTGGTGTGAAGGACCTTGATGACTTCCTCGACGGTGACGGGCTCGTAGCCGGTTCGCCAAGCGTCAAAGTCTGTTGAAGTGCAGATGAGGGTGTAACTAAACTTTGTGCTCAAAGGATTGCcatttggagaagaaagtaAACTGACTTACTCAAGTTCAGCCTCGCGAGCGAGTTTGGCTTCAGGAATGACGGACATGTTGATAATGTCACCACCCCACTGTCGGTACATAAGAGACTCGGCGCGAGTAGAAAACGCAGGACCTGTAGCTAGCGTCAGCCCTAATAGTCAATATTTTTGTCTACGTACCCTCCATGCAAACTACGGTTTTCCCAGTGTGCAAGACAACATCCCCCGTCTCCTTCAGAATTTTTTCCACTCTGGGGGCCACGAAAGCATT includes the following:
- a CDS encoding alternative oxidase mitochondrial, with product MSTIVLRSGNVARLTIRAGPSIGGPVIFRSAVASSRTFSIFTMARIQSNSTSQSSQSSLSLQPRVREAEKSQGPVVGSEGKGVEGPHYQDQASHNILSDASTTGAWTMFNPIYTEKELNTVQVVGRAPVTFGDKAAHKTVKFLRKCFDFITGYTPYEVPASVLAQKPIPIAELRSKGKLLSDQKWLFRIILLESIAGVPGMVGGTLRHLRSMRLLRRDGGWIHSLLEEAENERMHLLTFMTIAQPGIFTRALVLAAQGVFYNAFFLTYLISPRIAHRFVGALEEEAVRTYTHCISDMEAGLIPEWKDLPAPAIAIDYWRLPANSSLLDVIRAVRADEATHRFVNHSLANLDQKRDFNPFALSEASPEERGTKWGYTREESAKFALEQQQKLMAASAKSTELVQ
- a CDS encoding general transcription factor 3C polypeptide 4 translates to MKISEAQKISNIKSGTQPTESGYNNDTQQPKARRLKGGGVQWWSTTIDLEINEEREWLYGWGDASDNYLAMVETDGKGATVRQAAWSPSGLSNLGSCLLVILTTSLQVSVYGPMENPLTQRWTEIADLTMLTKDLLPPKEIRNGLTHRGMLEMRASSISWSASLPLSSMLGIDGSILAVSDRIGKLALWTYGHQKRFQRLASITVGSPANWIADISWSDWTVKGDTCEALLALIFTDGSVQLLKIQQHAKQKPDSPSEWNCTTGEPISVHNSDHRPVTAVKWVKDVLVWTKAGSVHMFAGDESQSVFWKGMRNLKLERVGDWANANGLSSCVGIHLINSSTLIITLASLTTHFVYSFDKNPELAPTVDNLRLTWPLRQMSLESLSTSQPYLVERWRELTSNHAGWTLQTSGWATIGEYGNNHTWITEPISLHTLHVSADADRHSYFFMANFDNVIVPEIPVLSALKEIVEKPPNLLGISSKYVLLPFLLHLSSSPQENLAADLLQFLSSAIDGTADLESTLALKSWLIGVWESSALNSLRICLVLTLWCISTFPAFADEFQALRSKISTRIRSFLITLTLSWLVTTEITSRPIGSFDRRFLYRLIKSAEGNSAPTTAPIISGAAEINQSHARHLVAALGMDGDADYSGEPGKDKEKSADGSPFTAETCSVTGLPITEVHCRRCATCSACSLIPEHTFALQAVVGRDGKPEAPPNVQTGIGRSDWIVSTLLEGAVGCVICGSRWILSAGYAL
- a CDS encoding S-methyl-5'-thioadenosine phosphorylase, yielding MENNEKIFVGCIGGSGLYHLDNLTFVKTLHIETPWGKPSSPITISSLPSGALIAFISRHGNHHTITPSEVPARANIAALKHIGCEAIVAFSAVGSLREEIAPGHFIIPDQIIDRTKGIREDTFFRGEGLVVHSMFGEPFSQKLNAFVAPRVEKILKETGDVVLHTGKTVVCMEGPAFSTRAESLMYRQWGGDIINMSVIPEAKLAREAELDYTLICTSTDFDAWRTGYEPVTVEEVIKVLHTNAGNSRAVAAGILQDVHDVVAEGKILTDIKGSMKFACVTRKDVQPETARKRLSYILPYFSD